The stretch of DNA gtactgtatatacttctTTGTGAGTAATATCTGCTGTATATACTACCTACTGCACTGTGGAACATACCTGTTCTATATACAGCTTGGTGTAAGAAAGCTATTACTCTTAGTGGGAGATATCATTTTCACTTACGTGTCTCTGAGAGATACATTTACTGTTTTTTAATGTCCCCTCTCTGTACAGAGCTTTGTGGTACATAgctattttttttactgctgtgcAGTGGGGAGCTGTTATATTCATTACTCTATTGAAGATACTTGTACCTTCTGTACTAACCTGAGGTGTTATTGTCTGGTTGCAGGAGAGTGAGAATTTGGAACGCCTGAACTCGGCACTACGTGGAGAAATCAGTGGCCTGCGAGAGGAACTCAAATACCTCACATGTGTTCTAAGTACCCATCAACCTGTTTGTGTCCTTGGCCCAACAAAGCCTCAAGCAATCCTCCCACATGTAGGATCGACCCGCTACCAGCACTAAAGGGGACAGGGACAATGATACTGCACAGTACAGTAGCATACTGCGATCAAGAACTGTGACATGTTTAATATGCTCTTGGGCTTATCATTACATGTTGGGTTTTAAGGTGAAAATGAAAAGTTTGATCTCTAGAGGTGATAGAATGTGCAAGTGCATGTGTTACTTCTGttgtaaaatacataaatatgctaaaacacacatatatatatcttgtgTTGGGCAATGACAGTGGTACCCTTTCAAATTAGCCATTACACAGAGTTTAATAGTATAAACACCCAATTAAAACTGTGGCCTGGGTGTTTAAGGCCCAAACCACTCGCTTATAAAATGGACAGTTCCAACAATATCAAGCAGTGACTTCTTTTAGTCTGTTAAACAGGTTGGAACTCACCAGAAGATGTTGGTGGCACAGGTGCAGCAACCCTGAGCCTGTAGCAAGGGGAGAAATACAAAACACCAAAAACTTACAGGTTTGCTTTCTAACAGAACGCTGACCTGGTACACACATACTATAAGAAATATGCATAAGATGTATAGATAtcatagaaaatgctaaatatgtggcagtaatccatagcaaccaattagtgattagcTATTTTGAACCAGATGCAAGTAGAACATTGGAATCAAagaactgattggttgccatgggtaactgcccagataaaatttgcccagtgtttataaatgaccccgggtgtatacatatataatatgtagGTTTGTATTCAAGCCTTTATATttaagtattttattttcttgtGGAACTCGCTCAGGcgttttccttaaaggagaaggaaaggctagtaaagtgttaatctcaagctgcaggcataccttcagttctctcaatagtgcccttaagtctccccatatttctcccgttcagaagatcagaagccaaacagagaaaaaaaacgctgagcagtgtagagaagattcccataatgcctcgcttttTCCAGGACTTGAGGACTCGTTTCTACAGGCAGCGCATGGGCAGAGAGcagaagcgtccggttgccatggcgacgcagcattGCCGAGTTCTCTCACAAGCaggagggggaaaggggggggcgGGCTGGTGCTGCGAGGGAgattgtttgtggcaggagcaggggtatgtggagcttgggggggtttgtggcaggagcggggggtttgtggagctgcagaaacaggagcagggagccggcttgtgcttttcagcctatacagacatgctggacaagatggcggcgccgttcactgaaacaagcatgtaagttctagtatgtgtatctctgtaaatctttcattaggcaagccaggaatatagcgattttacacagcaatagtaatactttttaatagtgtgcttaatagattttgcctttccttctcctttaaacccaacTACACTGAGGCACTGTGCAATTAAGTACTAATTTTCCTAGTCGATTCCAGGACCACTGTGGTGGATTTCTGATCAAGATAAGCACCCTGACACAGATGAAATGTAGTCCTGGTAGAAGATGTACAGAATGTAACTTGTGCTCAGTGTAATTTGAAACATTTTAGGGATGACAATATGATGTATCCCTTAGAAGCATGATGGTTCATTACTAGTGTAGAGAATGCAATGGTTTGGTACACTTatcaacagtgtcggactggaaccccaggtgcccaccagaaaaccttaaactaTAGGCCTACtctccaaaatgttttttctcctttcctcacacaaactctttattatcctagtctcttttatttacctgctagcatctattcttccattttttctcccttttgttcccatttagaaatagggaataaccataaagcaggccaaatagtcaggagcaggagggcccactgacacctgggcccacagggatttttcctggtatcctggtgggccagtccgacactgcttattAAAGTCCGAATTTCAGATATTAGTAACAATagtttctgatgtgcattaattgtgCGAAAATTCACATCGTGGTCATACGAAAAGTTACGAAATGTTCGTATCagaacaattgtaaacggcgcaaaaaactttctgactttaaaccttcaatgcatgattttggaagcctcccataggattcagtggcactctgcagctccaaactggagaaaaGAAAGTctcaataccgaagcttgaatgaattacgaaACTTTCATAGcagttgcaacaaatatgattttgttgcacaaattgacaaaaagcatgaaaaagttgcgtaaattatgaaaatgttgtggaaaatacgcaaagttctgtaaatcagaaaaaataggaatttttcccattcagacccaattgtactttgataaatgtgctcctGTGGTCCTTGTGGTTGTTGAGTAATTAGCTGAAATCACAAATTACAGTTTCAGTGTTAATAGAACATATGGTGCTTATAAGTTTAAATAAACGGTGGTTATTTATACCAAAAAGGTTGTGTCTTGTGCTATTGGGTATTGTATGTGGCAACAAAATATGGTAAATAAAGTAGAGTCAAGTAAACCCCTTCTGGCACTATTCCTGTAGGCAAGAACATACTTACTCATGCCTCCCTACACCTAATTTAACCTCAAACAGCCCTTCTGTAACCTTGTGCAGATGGTTTAAATCTTGCAATGCTCAGGGTTGTTTTAATGGTTTGGCAAAATGGGTACTGCCAGGGCCTACCCTGACAGGGAGCCCACCATTTGACTTTGAAATAACATTTAAAAGAAGCATACTTTAGAGATAGCAGACCCCTTACTTCAGTAAGCTGGCAtggatattttaatttatttgtttttttcctgagTTGCTCCCATTttgtcattttgaaaaaaataacaatCCTAATTGCTTTTGATTAGCATGTAGTACATAGGACCAATGTACAGGccaaaaaatagacaaaaaacacctccatatgtaaaaaaagacacaaagtaTGTCCAGGTGTAGTAACCTATTGCAACTAAAACAATATTTGCTtgttaacaggtgaccagtaaatggtacctgctgattggtgggTATAGCTGATTAAACCTGTAgctaactttgcaccttttattacataacacccttTGAGATAAGTTTCATTATTGCGTTATTACAAATTTTTTACAATCCGTGCtaaaaatgtaatgttattaTAGTGCCGTGTGGatatgatttacaatatattgtGCAATATGTTAATAGAACCTGAAGaatactgcaattttttttctgaaatatgaAATCTGCCTATAACTTTTGGAAGGGAAGgcttacagtttttatttttgttttataggttCCTCAAAACATCAAGCCTTCCTTTCTAAAATGTATGGGCAGATTTCATGGAATAAAACAGCTAAGGGGTGTGAagctaaatgtataaataaactcAAAACAATATCTGCCTTGGGATTCAATATTATTGATCTCAGTTCTTTTATTCATgttgattttatatatttaattcataagtatttattacattttttaaattatttgaatagGGTTTTAAGATTTTCAGTTAGACACAAGCAATGAAGTGGTTAATTGTGAAACTATAATAAGGAAGTGCTGCTGGCTCAGTATCTGTATAGCCCTGATGACATGAGTGCAAGATTTATGAAATGCGTTGGGTAGGattctgtttatattttattcGTAGTATTATATTCTGATATTTTATCAGTGTGTTGCAATAATAATCCAATTCTTTATAGTGTCTTTGCCTGAAATCTGGACAGGTTTGGAGAGTGTGCCTCTTGTGGTCTTTTGTCTCTCAATTAGTACTGTagtgggaaattattttttatttcattatttacagCTGAAACTAGACAAAAGAACACGGGCCTAACTAAGATACTGTATGCATGTTTAGGACTTATCTTTCTTCTGGGGCCTGCTGCACCTATTTactacactttggggcagatttatcaaaatgtgagtttagagcataatacataaaaactcacccatgttttattcattcctgtgggattttttgaagcatatttgtgaaatggtgaactctaactttcacctattgataacatacctcccaactgtcctgatttgtGCGGgccagtccctcttttaacagctcagcccgcagtcccagattcttactgaaaagtccctcatttctctttgatctaaaaaagatacaaacttaattaaaaatagCTTTTCAGAGAGTCCAGAAAttttaacaagctatacctgcacttatatacttataaataagtgggcttttagcagagaacccagaaagccacacctgcactgagatacaattgtaactaataagcaaaacaggtctcttgggggaactgagacttgcagcttaaaggagaactataccctggggcgctaaaagcccccttaactatcactacCTTGACCCCCCAAACCTCTACCTTATCAcatagttcctaagtttaaacactgtccctattgctaa from Xenopus tropicalis strain Nigerian chromosome 8, UCB_Xtro_10.0, whole genome shotgun sequence encodes:
- the batf gene encoding basic leucine zipper transcriptional factor ATF-like, producing MQQEPDRNEQGYCSSPPSSNKQDSSDDTKKIQRREKNRIAAQKSRQRQTQKADSLHIESENLERLNSALRGEISGLREELKYLTCVLSTHQPVCVLGPTKPQAILPHVGSTRYQH